The following proteins come from a genomic window of Phycodurus eques isolate BA_2022a chromosome 9, UOR_Pequ_1.1, whole genome shotgun sequence:
- the ubxn1 gene encoding UBX domain-containing protein 1 isoform X1 — MTATLDHAALKMADLSTLESLLEMGFDRNRAERAVASTGNQGIEQAMDWLMEHENDPDIDEPYKAPVLEGLDKDQTGTQEPLLGDTAGVASGEGSQIGEAVRKPMTEEEKQQQVKRLEELMRAKQAERRERERAEELEKEKQRRKQGQELQQIRNRLQDDDMRKLTELRQREKMEDKLARQRVKDKIARDREERAQKFGGGGTSSTSTTSVQPSPLSPTSQGPPPIKKEYDESRIQVRLLDGSTITAVFKAQEPLAAVRVYVQVNGNTPEGQDFTLLSPYPRHVYTDMDMEKPLKELGLVPSAVLVVTKK; from the exons ATGACAGCCACACTCGACCACGCAGCG CTGAAGATGGCAGACTTATCAACGCTTGAGAGCCTTTTGGAAATGGGCTTCGACCGGAACAGAGC AGAAAGGGCTGTGGCCAGCACTGGGAACCAGGGGATCGAACAAGCTATGGACTG GTTAATGGAGCACGAGAATGACCCGGACATCGACGAGCCGTACAAGGCTCCGGTTCTGGAAGGACTGGACAAAGACCAGACCGGCACACAGGAGCCTTTGCTCGGGGACACAGCCGGAG TTGCGAGCGGAGAAGGCAGCCAGATTGGTGAGGCTGTTAGAAAGCCCATGACAGAAGAGGAGAAACAACAGCAAGTCAAAAG GCTGGAGGAGCTGATGCGGGCAAAACAGGCAGAGCGGAGAGAGCGCGAACGTGCCGAGGAGCTGGAGAAAGAAAAGCAGCGGAGGAAGCAAGGCCAAGAGCTACAGCAGATTCGCAATAGGCTGCAAGACGACGACATGAGGAAGCTGACCGAGCTGCGGCAGAGAGAGAAGATGGAGGACAAGTTGGCCAG GCAAAGAGTTAAAGACAAGATAGCACGAGACAGGGAGGAGAGAGCACAAAAG TTTGGAGGCGGAGGAACCTCAAGCACAAGTACTACTTCGGTCCAGCCCAGCCCATTGTCACCCACCAGTCAGGGCCCACCCCCCATTAAGAAAGAGTATGACGAGTCCAGAATACAG GTGCGTCTGCTTGATGGGTCCACCATCACGGCGGTGTTTAAGGCCCAGGAGCCGCTGGCGGCGGTACGCGTCTACGTGCAGGTGAACGGCAACACGCCGGAGGGTCAGGACTTTACGCTGCTGTCCCCTTACCCCCGCCACGTCTACACTGATATGGATATGGAGAAGCCCCTCAAAGAGCTGG GCTTGGTGCCTTCAGCTGTGCTGGTTGTTACCAAAAAGTAA
- the ubxn1 gene encoding UBX domain-containing protein 1 isoform X2: MADLSTLESLLEMGFDRNRAERAVASTGNQGIEQAMDWLMEHENDPDIDEPYKAPVLEGLDKDQTGTQEPLLGDTAGVASGEGSQIGEAVRKPMTEEEKQQQVKRLEELMRAKQAERRERERAEELEKEKQRRKQGQELQQIRNRLQDDDMRKLTELRQREKMEDKLARQRVKDKIARDREERAQKFGGGGTSSTSTTSVQPSPLSPTSQGPPPIKKEYDESRIQVRLLDGSTITAVFKAQEPLAAVRVYVQVNGNTPEGQDFTLLSPYPRHVYTDMDMEKPLKELGLVPSAVLVVTKK; this comes from the exons ATGGCAGACTTATCAACGCTTGAGAGCCTTTTGGAAATGGGCTTCGACCGGAACAGAGC AGAAAGGGCTGTGGCCAGCACTGGGAACCAGGGGATCGAACAAGCTATGGACTG GTTAATGGAGCACGAGAATGACCCGGACATCGACGAGCCGTACAAGGCTCCGGTTCTGGAAGGACTGGACAAAGACCAGACCGGCACACAGGAGCCTTTGCTCGGGGACACAGCCGGAG TTGCGAGCGGAGAAGGCAGCCAGATTGGTGAGGCTGTTAGAAAGCCCATGACAGAAGAGGAGAAACAACAGCAAGTCAAAAG GCTGGAGGAGCTGATGCGGGCAAAACAGGCAGAGCGGAGAGAGCGCGAACGTGCCGAGGAGCTGGAGAAAGAAAAGCAGCGGAGGAAGCAAGGCCAAGAGCTACAGCAGATTCGCAATAGGCTGCAAGACGACGACATGAGGAAGCTGACCGAGCTGCGGCAGAGAGAGAAGATGGAGGACAAGTTGGCCAG GCAAAGAGTTAAAGACAAGATAGCACGAGACAGGGAGGAGAGAGCACAAAAG TTTGGAGGCGGAGGAACCTCAAGCACAAGTACTACTTCGGTCCAGCCCAGCCCATTGTCACCCACCAGTCAGGGCCCACCCCCCATTAAGAAAGAGTATGACGAGTCCAGAATACAG GTGCGTCTGCTTGATGGGTCCACCATCACGGCGGTGTTTAAGGCCCAGGAGCCGCTGGCGGCGGTACGCGTCTACGTGCAGGTGAACGGCAACACGCCGGAGGGTCAGGACTTTACGCTGCTGTCCCCTTACCCCCGCCACGTCTACACTGATATGGATATGGAGAAGCCCCTCAAAGAGCTGG GCTTGGTGCCTTCAGCTGTGCTGGTTGTTACCAAAAAGTAA